Proteins encoded by one window of Cannabis sativa cultivar Pink pepper isolate KNU-18-1 chromosome 4, ASM2916894v1, whole genome shotgun sequence:
- the LOC115715249 gene encoding uncharacterized protein LOC115715249 isoform X3 — translation MGNPFLKRFLNNLYCIDNLVKKQESERLVYGILYRCYSNNKVEDEVKQKSGGVSQVSLRSKVEKESRVGTYVSDDDDLLGDNKWKVELAWITKALEPALQLCRWALPTTVAGNDVGNRSPPSARSVSEIISSIQRSKIGIQDWTLSDLTVGLYLLYLRQASINPIKDVKGIQISSDSTVHDLIYHTELAKGAYKDNATSLARHSMLRESNVLKFVKNSSVMRPGYYIGVDTRKKLVILGIRGTHTVYDLITDIVSSSDSEVTFEGYSTHFGTAEAARWFLNHEMETIKQCLAKYEGFRLRLVGHSLGGAIASLLAIMIRKKSLKDLGFSPDNVTAIGYATPPCVSKELAENCSDFVSTVDDIIPRLSIASLTRLRNEILDTDWTSVVEKEDWRSLIDLVANAKQVVSSVQDVARKLADYAKFSGNENSSDVNVKKETPKSPRATSTPETEHKRRSTSPCPEELFVPGSVYYLKRNLDSQSRNGGEFFTLWKRNPGEHFQRIVLSSNLISDHKCDSHYYALRDVLKGLPGHDDYKGIFR, via the exons ATGGGTAACCCATTTTTGAAACGATTCCTCAATAATCTCT ATTGTATTGATAATTTGGTGAAGAAGCAAGAATCAGAAAGGCTTGTGTATGGGATTCTTTACCGTTGTTACTCAAACAATAAGGTTGAAGATGAAGTGAAGCAAAAAAGTGGTGGTGTTTCTCAAGTGTCTTTGAGGTCTAAGGTTGAGAAAGAGTCTAGAGTTGGTACTTAtgtttctgatgatgatgaCTTACTTGGTGATAATAAGTGGAAGGTTGAGCTTGCTTGGATCACTAAAGCTCTTGAACCAGCTCTTCAGTTGTGTAGATGGGCTCTCCCAACAACAG TTGCAGGAAATGATGTTGGAAATCGATCCCCACCTAGTGCTCGATCGGTTTCGGAGATCATTTCAAGCATTCAACGGAGTAAGATTGGTATTCAGGATTGGACTTTGAGCGATCTTACTGTTGGCTTGTATCTTTTATACCTTCGTCAAGCATCAATAAATCCCATTAAAGATGTTAAAGGCATTCAGATATCTTCAGATTCCACT GTCCATGACCTTATTTACCACACCGAATTAGCAAAAGGTGCTTATAAGGATAACGCTACCAGTCTCGCAAGGCATAGCATGCTTCGGGAAAGCAATGTGTTGAAATTTGTTAAGAATTCTAGTGTTATGAGGCCCGGGTATTATATAGGGGTGGACACTCGTAAGAAACTTGTGATTCTTGGAATTCGCGGAACTCATACAGTCTACGACCTTATCACCGATATCGTCTCTTCAAGTGATAGTGAAGTTACATTTGAAGGCTATTCAACTCACTTTGGCACAGCCGAAGCTGCTCGTTGGTTTCTCAATCACGAGATGGAAACCATAAAACAGTGCTTGGCGAAATATGAG GGATTTAGGTTAAGGCTAGTGGGGCATTCACTTGGTGGTGCTATAGCTTCTTTACTAGCAATAATGATTCGAAAGAAGTCGCTTAAGGATCTGGGTTTTAGCCCCGACAATGTTACCGCTATTGGTTATGCAACACCACCATGTGTCTCGAAAGAACTTGCTGAAAACTGCTCTGATTTCGTTTCAACTGTG GATGATATAATCCCGAGGTTAAGCATAGCTTCTCTTACTCGGTTGAGGAACGAGATTCTTGATACTGATTG GACGAGTGTAGTTGAGAAGGAAGATTGGAGAAGCCTCATAGATTTGGTTGCAAATGCCAAGCAAGTGGTGTCATCAGTGCAAGATGTAGCTCGAAAACTTGCTGACTATGCAAAGTTTAGCGGGAATGAAAACTCGTCTG ATGTTAACGTCAAGAAAGAAACGCCTAAGTCTCCAAGAGCAACTTCAACCCCCGAAACAGAACATAAAAGACGCTCTACCAGTCCATGTCCGGAGGAATTGTTTGTACCGGGTTCTGTTTACTACCTAAAGAGGAACTTGGACTCTCAATCTAGAAATGGTGGAGAGTTTTTCACACTTTGGAAGAGAAACCCGGGAGAACATTTTCAGCGAATTGTGCTGTCGAGCAACTTAATATCCGACCACAAATGCGATAGCCATTACTATGCATTAAGAGATGTGCTCAAAGGTTTACCTGGGCATGATGATTATAAAGGTATTTTCAGATGA
- the LOC115715249 gene encoding uncharacterized protein LOC115715249 isoform X1: MGNPFLKRFLNNLYCIDNLVKKQESERLVYGILYRCYSNNKVEDEVKQKSGGVSQVSLRSKVEKESRVGTYVSDDDDLLGDNKWKVELAWITKALEPALQLCRWALPTTVAGNDVGNRSPPSARSVSEIISSIQRSKIGIQDWTLSDLTVGLYLLYLRQASINPIKDVKGIQISSDSTVHDLIYHTELAKGAYKDNATSLARHSMLRESNVLKFVKNSSVMRPGYYIGVDTRKKLVILGIRGTHTVYDLITDIVSSSDSEVTFEGYSTHFGTAEAARWFLNHEMETIKQCLAKYEGFRLRLVGHSLGGAIASLLAIMIRKKSLKDLGFSPDNVTAIGYATPPCVSKELAENCSDFVSTVVMQDDIIPRLSIASLTRLRNEILDTDWTSVVEKEDWRSLIDLVANAKQVVSSVQDVARKLADYAKFSGNENSSDVNVKKETPKSPRATSTPETEHKRRSTSPCPEELFVPGSVYYLKRNLDSQSRNGGEFFTLWKRNPGEHFQRIVLSSNLISDHKCDSHYYALRDVLKGLPGHDDYKGIFR; encoded by the exons ATGGGTAACCCATTTTTGAAACGATTCCTCAATAATCTCT ATTGTATTGATAATTTGGTGAAGAAGCAAGAATCAGAAAGGCTTGTGTATGGGATTCTTTACCGTTGTTACTCAAACAATAAGGTTGAAGATGAAGTGAAGCAAAAAAGTGGTGGTGTTTCTCAAGTGTCTTTGAGGTCTAAGGTTGAGAAAGAGTCTAGAGTTGGTACTTAtgtttctgatgatgatgaCTTACTTGGTGATAATAAGTGGAAGGTTGAGCTTGCTTGGATCACTAAAGCTCTTGAACCAGCTCTTCAGTTGTGTAGATGGGCTCTCCCAACAACAG TTGCAGGAAATGATGTTGGAAATCGATCCCCACCTAGTGCTCGATCGGTTTCGGAGATCATTTCAAGCATTCAACGGAGTAAGATTGGTATTCAGGATTGGACTTTGAGCGATCTTACTGTTGGCTTGTATCTTTTATACCTTCGTCAAGCATCAATAAATCCCATTAAAGATGTTAAAGGCATTCAGATATCTTCAGATTCCACT GTCCATGACCTTATTTACCACACCGAATTAGCAAAAGGTGCTTATAAGGATAACGCTACCAGTCTCGCAAGGCATAGCATGCTTCGGGAAAGCAATGTGTTGAAATTTGTTAAGAATTCTAGTGTTATGAGGCCCGGGTATTATATAGGGGTGGACACTCGTAAGAAACTTGTGATTCTTGGAATTCGCGGAACTCATACAGTCTACGACCTTATCACCGATATCGTCTCTTCAAGTGATAGTGAAGTTACATTTGAAGGCTATTCAACTCACTTTGGCACAGCCGAAGCTGCTCGTTGGTTTCTCAATCACGAGATGGAAACCATAAAACAGTGCTTGGCGAAATATGAG GGATTTAGGTTAAGGCTAGTGGGGCATTCACTTGGTGGTGCTATAGCTTCTTTACTAGCAATAATGATTCGAAAGAAGTCGCTTAAGGATCTGGGTTTTAGCCCCGACAATGTTACCGCTATTGGTTATGCAACACCACCATGTGTCTCGAAAGAACTTGCTGAAAACTGCTCTGATTTCGTTTCAACTGTGGTAATGCAG GATGATATAATCCCGAGGTTAAGCATAGCTTCTCTTACTCGGTTGAGGAACGAGATTCTTGATACTGATTG GACGAGTGTAGTTGAGAAGGAAGATTGGAGAAGCCTCATAGATTTGGTTGCAAATGCCAAGCAAGTGGTGTCATCAGTGCAAGATGTAGCTCGAAAACTTGCTGACTATGCAAAGTTTAGCGGGAATGAAAACTCGTCTG ATGTTAACGTCAAGAAAGAAACGCCTAAGTCTCCAAGAGCAACTTCAACCCCCGAAACAGAACATAAAAGACGCTCTACCAGTCCATGTCCGGAGGAATTGTTTGTACCGGGTTCTGTTTACTACCTAAAGAGGAACTTGGACTCTCAATCTAGAAATGGTGGAGAGTTTTTCACACTTTGGAAGAGAAACCCGGGAGAACATTTTCAGCGAATTGTGCTGTCGAGCAACTTAATATCCGACCACAAATGCGATAGCCATTACTATGCATTAAGAGATGTGCTCAAAGGTTTACCTGGGCATGATGATTATAAAGGTATTTTCAGATGA
- the LOC115715249 gene encoding uncharacterized protein LOC115715249 isoform X2 → MGNPFLKRFLNNLYCIDNLVKKQESERLVYGILYRCYSNNKVEDEVKQKSGGVSQVSLRSKVEKESRVGTYVSDDDDLLGDNKWKVELAWITKALEPALQLCRWALPTTGNDVGNRSPPSARSVSEIISSIQRSKIGIQDWTLSDLTVGLYLLYLRQASINPIKDVKGIQISSDSTVHDLIYHTELAKGAYKDNATSLARHSMLRESNVLKFVKNSSVMRPGYYIGVDTRKKLVILGIRGTHTVYDLITDIVSSSDSEVTFEGYSTHFGTAEAARWFLNHEMETIKQCLAKYEGFRLRLVGHSLGGAIASLLAIMIRKKSLKDLGFSPDNVTAIGYATPPCVSKELAENCSDFVSTVVMQDDIIPRLSIASLTRLRNEILDTDWTSVVEKEDWRSLIDLVANAKQVVSSVQDVARKLADYAKFSGNENSSDVNVKKETPKSPRATSTPETEHKRRSTSPCPEELFVPGSVYYLKRNLDSQSRNGGEFFTLWKRNPGEHFQRIVLSSNLISDHKCDSHYYALRDVLKGLPGHDDYKGIFR, encoded by the exons ATGGGTAACCCATTTTTGAAACGATTCCTCAATAATCTCT ATTGTATTGATAATTTGGTGAAGAAGCAAGAATCAGAAAGGCTTGTGTATGGGATTCTTTACCGTTGTTACTCAAACAATAAGGTTGAAGATGAAGTGAAGCAAAAAAGTGGTGGTGTTTCTCAAGTGTCTTTGAGGTCTAAGGTTGAGAAAGAGTCTAGAGTTGGTACTTAtgtttctgatgatgatgaCTTACTTGGTGATAATAAGTGGAAGGTTGAGCTTGCTTGGATCACTAAAGCTCTTGAACCAGCTCTTCAGTTGTGTAGATGGGCTCTCCCAACAACAG GAAATGATGTTGGAAATCGATCCCCACCTAGTGCTCGATCGGTTTCGGAGATCATTTCAAGCATTCAACGGAGTAAGATTGGTATTCAGGATTGGACTTTGAGCGATCTTACTGTTGGCTTGTATCTTTTATACCTTCGTCAAGCATCAATAAATCCCATTAAAGATGTTAAAGGCATTCAGATATCTTCAGATTCCACT GTCCATGACCTTATTTACCACACCGAATTAGCAAAAGGTGCTTATAAGGATAACGCTACCAGTCTCGCAAGGCATAGCATGCTTCGGGAAAGCAATGTGTTGAAATTTGTTAAGAATTCTAGTGTTATGAGGCCCGGGTATTATATAGGGGTGGACACTCGTAAGAAACTTGTGATTCTTGGAATTCGCGGAACTCATACAGTCTACGACCTTATCACCGATATCGTCTCTTCAAGTGATAGTGAAGTTACATTTGAAGGCTATTCAACTCACTTTGGCACAGCCGAAGCTGCTCGTTGGTTTCTCAATCACGAGATGGAAACCATAAAACAGTGCTTGGCGAAATATGAG GGATTTAGGTTAAGGCTAGTGGGGCATTCACTTGGTGGTGCTATAGCTTCTTTACTAGCAATAATGATTCGAAAGAAGTCGCTTAAGGATCTGGGTTTTAGCCCCGACAATGTTACCGCTATTGGTTATGCAACACCACCATGTGTCTCGAAAGAACTTGCTGAAAACTGCTCTGATTTCGTTTCAACTGTGGTAATGCAG GATGATATAATCCCGAGGTTAAGCATAGCTTCTCTTACTCGGTTGAGGAACGAGATTCTTGATACTGATTG GACGAGTGTAGTTGAGAAGGAAGATTGGAGAAGCCTCATAGATTTGGTTGCAAATGCCAAGCAAGTGGTGTCATCAGTGCAAGATGTAGCTCGAAAACTTGCTGACTATGCAAAGTTTAGCGGGAATGAAAACTCGTCTG ATGTTAACGTCAAGAAAGAAACGCCTAAGTCTCCAAGAGCAACTTCAACCCCCGAAACAGAACATAAAAGACGCTCTACCAGTCCATGTCCGGAGGAATTGTTTGTACCGGGTTCTGTTTACTACCTAAAGAGGAACTTGGACTCTCAATCTAGAAATGGTGGAGAGTTTTTCACACTTTGGAAGAGAAACCCGGGAGAACATTTTCAGCGAATTGTGCTGTCGAGCAACTTAATATCCGACCACAAATGCGATAGCCATTACTATGCATTAAGAGATGTGCTCAAAGGTTTACCTGGGCATGATGATTATAAAGGTATTTTCAGATGA
- the LOC115713906 gene encoding 1-aminocyclopropane-1-carboxylate oxidase homolog 12-like encodes MLSSNRTCCILDYEERAKEVEEFTKTKLGVKGLVDSGIQKIPKFFIFSQDFLNNSPTKSTVNDLKVPVIDLGAIFGGGGRPRAELVNQIRVAAETWGFFQMVNHGVPKKVMDDLMMSTRKFHEQNKEEKMKWYSQDVSKLIRFYSYGYLHNISAPANWRDSLACNFQDSDLQQQILPQLCRDEIIEYTKCVEELKEKICELLSEALGLRSEYLSEMECMKCRSLFSHYYPICPQPQLTLGTTNHSDPYFLTILLQDNVGGLQFLHNNHWLDVPHLDGALLANIGDLMQIITNGRFKSVEHRVLAAGGGGPENGPRTGPRISAACFFYPSIPNIAKPYGPIKELLSHTNPPLYKEVHFKEYTTLYVSKGLDGTSAIPHFQL; translated from the exons atgttGAGTAGTAATAGAACTTGTTGTATTCTAGATTATGAAGAAAGAGCAAAAGAAGTAGAAGAATTCACTAAAACAAAATTAGGAGTGAAAGGTCTTGTTGATTCCGGAATTCAAAAAATTCCCAAATTCTTCATCTTTTCTCAAGACTTTTTAAACAACTCACCAACCAAATCAACTGTTAACGATCTTAAGGTGCCAGTGATTGACCTTGGAGCCATATTTGGTGGTGGGGGCCGCCCCCGAGCCGAGCTTGTAAATCAAATAAGAGTAGCCGCCGAAACATGGGGTTTTTTCCAAATGGTGAATCATGGGGTTCCTAAAAAAGTTATGGATGATTTGATGATGAGTACTAGAAAATTTCATGAACAAAATAAGGAAGAGAAGATGAAGTGGTATTCTCAAGATGTGAGCAAGTTAATTAGGTTTTATAGCTATGGATACCTTCACAACATTTCAGCTCCTGCCAATTGGAGAGATTCACTTGCTTGTAATTTTCAGGATAGTGATTTACAACAACAGATACTCCCTCAACTTTGCag GGATGAGATAATAGAGTACACAAAGTGTGTTGAGGAATTGAAAGAGAAGATTTGTGAATTGCTATCAGAGGCATTAGGGCTAAGAAGTGAATATCTAAGTGAGATGGAATGCATGAAATGTAGGTCCTTATTCTCACATTACTACCCAATATGTCCACAACCTCAACTCACTTTGGGTACCACAAACCACTCAGATCCATATTTCCTTACCATATTGTTACAAGACAATGTTGGTGGTCTCCAATTTCTTCACAATAATCATTGGCTTGATGTTCCTCATTTAGATGGTGCTCTACTTGCCAATATTGGCGACTTAATGCAG ATAATAACGAATGGGAGATTCAAGAGCGTGGAGCATAGGGTGTTGGCAGCTGGGGGAGGTGGGCCTGAGAATGGGCCTAGGACTGGGCCTAGAATATCAGCAGCTTGCTTTTTTTATCCAAGCATTCCCAATATTGCGAAACCTTACGGCCCAATTAAAGAGCTTCTCTCTCACACCAACCCACCACTTTACAAAGAGGTCCACTTTAAGGAATATACAACTCTTTATGTCTCAAAGGGACTAGATGGTACCTCAGCTATTCCTCACTTTCaactataa
- the LOC133037206 gene encoding uncharacterized protein LOC133037206 yields MASSSRNDGELSKKWADMCLDEEEDTEAIFDEEDGDETEPDLDDRWCLIGRLLTGKVSDFLVFQNIMADLWKPGKGMYVKILEQNRFLFQFYHEIDIRRVIKGSPWTYDRKQLIIERLKPGGNPKNVMLNTLDLWVQIHDLQSGFRTEKAILEAGRFIGEYLEADPNNFTGVWREYFRVRVRINITIPLKRRMKFRRRGNDTFFYANFKYEKVPTFCFICGLLGHSENFCSKLYDTPADEIVKPYGLWMKAPNRRQNFLTASPWLRSGKTAAQASNEVPTDEAININSPSQFAPESKNKSHPMESDRDISVNEGTVVILKESGIKFSSDLEFEISEGKRKRMDSLFIGPINNNSGLVESSITLATLKNTTNSEGSSKNVSMVGSGVQAHQSL; encoded by the coding sequence ATGGCTTCCAGCAGCAGAAACGATGGGGAACTATCTAAGAAATGGGCTGATATGTGTCTGGACGAAGAAGAAGATACAGAGGCCATTTTCGACGAAGAAGACGGTGATGAAACAGAACCCGATTTGGACGACCGCTGGTGTTTGATAGGAAGGCTATTGACAGGCAAAGTTTCGGACTTCCTGGTCTTCCAAAACATAATGGCCGATCTTTGGAAACCCGGAAAAGGCATGTACGTGAAGATACTAGAGCAGAACCGATTCCTTTTCCAATTTTACCACGAAATCGATATTAGAAGAGTGATCAAGGGCAGCCCATGGACGTATGACAGGAAACAACTTATAATCGAGCGCCTGAAACCAGGTGGTAATCCGAAAAACGTAATGCTAAATACACTAGATTTGTGGGTGCAAATCCATGATTTGCAATCGGGATTTCGAACGGAGAAAGCTATCCTCGAGGCAGGTCGATTCATTGGCGAGTATTTAGAGGCTGATCCGAACAACTTCACCGGCGTTTGGCGAGAATACTTTAGAGTTCGGGTGCGGATTAACATTACCATTCCATTGAAACGGAGGATGAAATTCAGACGCAGGGGGAATGATACGTTCTTTTATGCCAACTTCAAATATGAGAAGGTCCCCACATTTTGCTTTATTTGTGGATTGCTAGGACACTCCGAAAACTTCTGCTCTAAGCTCTACGATACACCCGCGGATGAGATAGTGAAGCCGTATGGGTTGTGGATGAAGGCTCCTAATCGGcggcaaaattttttgacagCCTCACCATGGCTGCGATCGGGGAAGACAGCCGCTCAGGCCAGCAACGAGGTGCCCACTGATGAAGCAATCAACATTAACTCACCTTCCCAATTTGCGCCTGAATCAAAGAACAAATCGCATCCTATGGAATCAGATCGTGACATATCCGTGAATGAAGGTACAGTGGTTATTTTAAAGGAAAGTGGTATTAAATTCTCTTCTGACTTGGAATTTGAAATATCAGAAGGGAAAAGGAAAAGAATGGACTCTCTCTTTATTGGGcctattaataataatagtggGCTGGTGGAATCAAGCATTACTCTTGCtactttgaaaaataccacaaaTTCAGAGGGCAGCTCAAAAAACGTTTCAATGGTGGGTTCTGGTGTCCAGGCCCACCAATCATTATGA